The genomic DNA CATCCTTTCACACCGGACAGAATTGGGAGTGACACCAACCGGCAGGCCGAAATGGTCGATTTAGCGGAGGCAATTGAAGACTGCCGGCTCCTTGACCAAAAGCGGCctctttgaaaggttggatagagtgctagTTAATGAGGCTTGGACTAGGGTCTTGGAGGCTactgatatggattgggatacgacgaaggacccgttggatatattgatccaagaaccccacgtataatgattggcagcggatttccttgattgataatctggtttgatccacttccagagcttggaaaacctcgacccgtggctatgtaatcagccaagaacctcggtatggttgaacgccacaagaacttgctcaaagtatcttgataagttcaaacaagtgaaaaactctacaaagagaattcaactcacaagacaaactctattttcgtatttgatcaatgatgtcctcaaatgacatgcttacaagcctatttataggctagaatggactcttgaaagtctcatatcattagtacaacttaagacctttagaatgactcataataagtgaaaattaactcctaactattggtgtgactttaggacatctaaagtcacttatttaactcaaaaagtaacttaaaaatgactcttcatttttgctgctccaacttggacgaaaatgcatcatttcttcaatttgggcctccaaaatgtgatatatattgactcaaaacttcatgcattgggctgcccactaacttgaataatattcaccatttggcccaatgttgattggtcttggaattgggcttttattcatcaactaaaagcatcatggactcctttatctcttagctctagctcttgtaattggtccactttgaatgattaatggatccatcttcttgtccttgttgatcagcttgggtgtacctCCATCAGCTACTTGGGTAACAAACCTCCCACGGATCGCCTCGGACCACGACCCAGTTCTAGCACGATGCAAGATGCTGAACACCGCCAACGGGGGCAAGGCaatcaggttccagaacatgtggatccgacatgaggGCTTTATGGTTGTAGTACAAAatgcatgggaggagcccacgggggcgggcgGTCTCATAAACATCCAAATCAAACACGCTAGAGTTAAAAGAGCTCTAAAGAAGTGGAACAAAGTGGTTTTCGGGAATATCCACTCTAATCTCTCGAACAAGGAGGAAGCTATTGCCTTGGCCCAATCCAATTTCGAGGTAATGCCTACACCCGTGAataggacagcgatcaacaaacacattgccgagtacatccttttgttgAGAATGCAAGAGGACTTTTGGCGGCAAAAGGCACCTCTGAGATGGCTAGCCGAGGGAGACAAGAAcacccggttctaccaaagctagGTAAAATAGAAAAGGGTCCGCCTACGCATTCACTCGATCCATGCCAACGGACAAGAGCTAACCTAGGAAGCTGACATAAAAAAGTCAGCAGTGGATTTCCACCAACAACTTCTTGCGCCTAGCAACCCGGCTCTAGATGAACcggacctcgacctaatccagcaagTTCACTCAGTCGATCAAGCTGCAGAAATCGCACAGGCACCGGATGTGGATGAGGTCAAGAGTGCCGTTTTCAGTATCTTTGGAGAAGCGCACCCGGACCCGATGGCTTCTCGGCTAGTTTCTACCAAGCCTGTTGGAACATTGTGGGACTAGAGGTGGTGGAGGAATTGGACAGTTCTACAGGGGAGCCTTCCTACCACGAAGCATTAAGGCCAGAAGcattgtcctcatcccaaaGAAGTTGTCGCccgagtcatggaccgactaccccCATCAGCCTCTgtaatgttttaaacaagatcatcaccaaggtaCTCAGCAATGTCGTCAAGTATGGCAACACACACCCCTAACAAGTGCCGACAAACTCTAATACAATGACTTggagagagaagctctcccttctctctagattcCTTCCCAACCGCAACTCCTTTTGCTAGCCCGTCGGACGTCGCCCCACCCACTTCCCGCCTCCCCGACGTCCCGTTGACACAGTGCGAAGCCGTCTCCGACACCCACTCCCTCGCCGCTGCAATCCATGAATCTCTTCCTAGGCCGAAATCGTGAGCCGTCTCCCCCCCCGAAATTTTACACTCCGGCCTTGCGAGCTTCTATCTAGGCCGGCCATGCTGGATCCTCCACCGCACCCTACTCCTCCCCCGCCGGACCCCGAGGAGGCGAGCACTATCCCGGACCAACAAATGGTCTTCCTCTCATGTGAGGACACAACCTCGAAGCTACCAACCAAAGACATGTagaagaaaatcaagaagagtcGGATTGGGGATAGAAAGAGAACTCTGGTACCCCCCTCCAAAGGTACCGGCCGGAAAAGGTTCGTGCCTTCGCCTCTCCCGGAGGATAAGCAACTACGGAAGAAACTCTCCTTTCCGGCGACCCAACAGATGGACAAGGAGGGGATTCCCAATGAGTCCAAGAGCGTCCCCATGATTCACAACGCGGAAAATGAAAACAGCAACGACTCGACGAGACTCCGCCCTCCGGCCAAGGCTCCGGTGACGGCCGGCCGACCGGTGGAGCAAGTGGCGACCCATCCTCGTAcgttccccccccccccccccgcatGTTGACGAATCACGTGAGGCACAACACCCCATAAAGGTTGAGTTAGCCAACTTGCCAAAAATGGCTAATGGAACAATTTCCCTTGTGGAAAGCTCATTTGGGAGGCATGATTGTCCACATCCCGAATTTTGTAAAAGATACAAATCCCCTCTCGGAAAGTGGCATGGTTCCATACCACGAAGGGGGCTCGAGAGAGGTGCTAGCCGTTGAGGCCAATGTGCAGCCAAGAACACATGAACTCATCCACCTTGCTAACTTGAACATGGCGGAGACCCTCGACGTAATTGCCGCCCAACCCCTACTCACCGTTGGACCATTGGAGAATGGAAGCACGCCCACCGCGCCACGCGCCAGCCAGGCGCCGAGGCTCGAGCCACCAAGGCCCTCACCCCGACGAACTTCACCGCATCACTTGAGGAATTTCCACCTCAAAATTCGGGACACCTTTGAGAATGGAATGCCGATTCGGAAGGGGGACATGCCCGCGACGAAACCAAAGTGGGGTAGCTTCGTGCACCAAGGAACGCAACCAAGATCACCACTCCCCCTAGGGTGTGGAGAGCCGAGCATCGAAGCGTCCATTCCGATGGTAATTGAAGAAAGGGAGTTGGAGCCGAGTAACAATTGCAAGCCGCCGGACATGGTGGGGCCGAACCAACAATACCCCGGATCAGGGGAGGGTCCTAGCACGGGTACCAACTATGCTAACCAGCCCATTGATGGAGACACAACCAAGCTGATCTTGGCTAATCACATAAACTTGGCTAATCACATAAACTTGTCCGCGGTCTATGCAAAATGCACGAGGGGCGAGAGGCTTCAGCTTTGGGATAAAATGAGGGTGATATCGGTAATCACGGAGGACACTCCTTGGATGATCAGTGGCAATTTCAACACCATCCTCTTGCCCCATGATAGAGCCGGAAGCGAGACTAATCGCCAAGCCAAGATGGTGGACTTCGCGGAGACCATTGAAGACTGTAGGGTGGTTGACCCGGGCTTTGACGGCTCGGATTTCACGTGGGCTAAGAATGGCCTTTTCGAAAGACTAGACAGGGTGTTAGTGCATAAACCATGGGCACAAAACTTCAAAGTTACGAGGGTGACCAACCTTCCTCGGGTTTCTTCGGATCATGGGCCCGTGCTGGTAAGGTGCCGAATCCCAAGTAACCATTCGGGGGGCCGACCATTCCGGTTCCAAAATATGTGGGTTAGACACGAAGGGTTCGCCGACCTGGTTCGAGAGGATTGGATTCAACCGACCGGAGCCGAGGGATTACTTAATTTTCAGATGAAGTTGGCAAGAATCAAGAGGGCCTTCAAGGAGTGGAAAAAGGAAGTCTTTGGGAATATTCACGAAAACCTTAGAGATATGGAGGAGAAAATAGCGGCTGCCCAAGACGACTTTGAGGAGAGACCATCGCCGGATAATAGGGCCGAAGTTAACAGATGCATTGCCATGTACATTCGACttcttaagatggaggaagatttcTGGAGGCAAAAGGCTACTTTAAGATGGCTGGCGGAGGGTGACAAGAACACGaaattctaccaaagttgggtcaaACAAAAGAGAATCCGGATGCTACACACGATCAACGTTGAGGGTAGGGAAGTATCGGATGACGCGGAGATTAGGAGCTCGGCGGTCAAGTTTTTTCAAAATCTCCTAGCCCCGGACCCCTCCCACTCATGGAGCCGGACCTGAGCCTAATTCAACGACTTCCGACCTCGGCCGAGGTGAACGCCCTCCCGGATCCGCCTAATGCAGAGGAAGTCAAAAAAGCCGTATTCGCTATCTCCGCAGATAGTGCGCCTGGCCCGGATGGATTCACAGCCACTTTTTACCAAGCTTGTTGGGAAACGGTTGGGGCGGATGGGGTGGCGGCAGTCAGACAGTTTTTTGGGGGAGCGTTCCTACCACGAAGCATCACGGCCATGAGCATTGTGCTCATCCCAAAAAAGCTGGCACCCGTCTCGTGGagcgactaccgacccatcagtctttGCAATGTTTCTAATAAGATCATCACTAAAGTCCTCACAAAACGGCTAACTCCCTTCCTTCCACAGGTTATCTCACCAAACCAGAGTGGCTTTGTGAAGGGGCGCCTATTACATGATAGTGTCCTCTTGGCataagagatgttccatgaactaCCTAGAAGTAATCCGGCCCCCCGAGAAGCTCCTCCATCTCTCTAGATTCGTCCCACCCCATTTACCCTCCGCCGGCCACCCACACCTCCCTCACCCCCACTCCGACTTGCTCTCTCACCTCACCCGCCCCACGCAAGCTCTCGTTTGACGAAGGTTGATATCTAGTCGGATTTTGCCTCACGCCATCACAACCTCGCGACCACCACCCCACCGGCCGAGACAACCCCAAGCCTTTCCGAGCAACCTCACCATCACCCTCCCGGCCATGCCGGACGACCCGACGAGCGAGCCACCCCCTCTTGAGGGAGAGCAAACCCCCTCGGACCAACAAATGAAGTTTTGCTCGAAGGAATCAAACTCCCCGAAGGAGCCGTCTAAGAAAATGACGTTGAAGGCTGCTAAAGCAAAGATCAAGGCTCGAAAGAGCACTCCGGCCCCGACTACTAAAGGGGACGGTCGGAAGAGGTACGTGCTCTCCCCACTCCCCGAAgacaagcaactaaggaagagAATCGACTTTGGGGAGGAAGATTGCGCCCCGGTTGTGAGCCCTAAATGCAAAAACTCGATCCTTCCGGCGCTTGTAAGTCCCAACATGGCGAACGCATTGCAAGAGGGGGAGAATGTGCAAGGAGGAGTTGAAGAGGAGATAGAAATGGAAAGGCCACATGTGGTCCGCGACACAACTTCCGACCTGGTGCTTTTCTCCGGCCAAGATTCCGGCCAAGTCGCCGTAGAGGAGACAGCCGACCACGACATGGAGCCTTCTCAACCAAGCCATGACAAATCCATTGTACTTGGTGCTGCAAAACTAGATCACGTGATGCACAACACCCCATGGTGGAAGGAGTAGTCAACTTGCCAAATATGGATAAAGGTACAAAATCTCTTTTGGAAAGCTCCTTTGTCCCTTACCAACCTTGTGGAGGTGTCACATGTGCTGCAAATGGATCCTTGGGAGACACAATAGTCAGCAACCCTGATTTGGCAAAAGAAACAAACTCTCTTTTGGAAAGCCATATAATTCCTTACCATCTTGATGAGTCACATGGTGCTTTGGTTGATGGGTCAGAAATGGATGGGAAAAGGACAACATTCTTCACCTTGCCTCCATGGACATGGCGAAAATGCTAGACAACATGGCGGCTCAACCTCTTATTGCCCCCAACAAGTCGGAGATTGAACACCCTTCGGTTGAGCTAACTCCTCTTCGGGTGACGGCCAACGAATCACCGGTGCCAATGGTCTTGGAGTCCTCGACACCTTCCTACGAGGATTTCCCTCCTCTTGAGAGGGGGAGAACCCGGAGACTCCGGGACACTTTTGAAACTAGTCGACCCCAGCCCGGGAAGGTAGGAAGTTGGTCGAAGCCTATCTCGGGTGACCATCTAACCCATGTCTTCATGGGACGTGGTGAGGACTCGAACGACATCAGCCGAACCCCGAACTCGGAGCCGAGGGGCATTCTAACGGTGGGACCCGCTGATGTCTCGGCCACTGTGGCCGTTGAAGGCGTCGCGGGAGCCTTGAGCACGTCGGGTACCACGGGCATCCCGGCCATTTCGGCCATCCCGGCCATTGCGGGAGTCTCGGGCACGCCGGGTGTATCGGGTGTCGCGGAAATGGGAGGTGTTTCGGGTGTATCGGGTGCCTCAGGAGTCTCGGGCACGGCGGGTATATCGGGTGGCTCGGGAGCCTCGGGCACGGCGGGTGCATCGGGTGCTGCGGAAATGGAGGGTGTCTCGGCCAATTCGGTCGAATCAGGCACGTCGGGTGCACCGGGTGGCGCGATAATGGAGGGTGTCTCGGGCGTCTCGGGCACCTCGGGAGCGGCAAGCGCATCGTTTGGTATGGGGCCGCTGGAGATGTACCACACGAGTTGTGTCCCGGAGAAGTCCCAAATTAACCCGGCCAACCAAGCAGGGACTACACGGCCAAAACAGGAGAGTTGCCGAACAAAACCATGAATGGCTCGAACCAAGCTGGGTATGGCGCGACCAACCCGAAGCATAATCAAAGCCCAAAGACCATGGCGGACCTGCTCCGGGGAACACCAAATACCGAAGGGCCACAAGTCTTTGTGCCCGAGACCATCCCCAACATTGGCTTTGCATCCACCTCGAACGGCATCCCGTCTATCTATTTCTCCGGTGCCGAAATTCAAAAGTTGGCAACCAACCTTGGCCATGCAATCGTTGGTAAGTTTTCGCACTCTATCCCATCATCCCTTCAAATCCAAAAAGCTCTTGATCATATCAAGTTTAGTCGTGGATTTTCATGGAAGTATATTAACGCAAAGCATAtacttgttcaatttgaggatatgGCTGATTATGCACGGCTTCTAAGCGGGCCTAAGGGCACCCCGGTCTGGTTTATCGATAGACATCCCATGAGagtcttcaaatggtctccggattttgacgcctattgtgaaTCTCCCATTGCGGCTATTTGGTGTAATCTAATTGGCCTCCCGATACATCTTTTTGATCAAGCTGCCCTATTTGCTATCGGGAAGCTCCTTGGCACACCGATCCAAGTGGACCGAGCGACGGCCAACAAGGCCCGGCTATCCTTTGCACGCTTGTGTATTGAGATTGACATTACCAAGCCACCCCCCGAAGAAATTATCCTGGATATTTGCGGACGAGAATTGGTGCAACAAGTGAAGTGGGATAAAATCCCATCTTATTGCCATGAATGTAAGCATGTAGGCCATACGGGCGAGGTGTGCTATGCCGCCGGGAAAGGGGTGCGACCGCCGAAACGGAATTATAATGTGGGAGCATCCAAACAATCGCAACACGGACAGCAAGCTACGAAAGGAAAGCAAGGACAAATGAATCATAACAGTGGCAACAAGGATGGGAACCAACAAGGAGACACCATTGGAGATCTTAGCGTGGTGGTGGCCAAACCAAATGTGGATAGTGTGGATGATCACGAGTGGCGAGGGCCGGACATTATGGGCAACTTTTGAGGGACTCACGCTCATGGCGCGGGCCCTACCTCGATGGCCGCGATGGGGAGTGATGGCTCGGACCACTCTCATCCGAGTTCCGCGCATACCAGACATGGCTCGAGGGACGATTGCTTTCCCCTAGACCCGAAAAGAAATTTTGTGGAGAAGAGGAGTGATTTCACGTCGAGACGAGGAGGGATGCGAGGCTCGGGGCGACATCACGTGACTTCGGGCCGAGATGCCCAAAGAGACCGAAGCCTTCTTAGCACCAACCAATACTACTCGCTAATGGCTAGCGAAGAATTCATGGGAGAAGAGTTTGAGAGTGCTGACCTTGCGGATACTCTCATGATTGAGGGAGGCGAAGGGGCAACGGATCAGCCCCGGCGCTCCAAGGGTGAACACAAGCATGCTCCCAAGAGTGACCAAAAGAGTGCATCCCACGGAGGCCCTTCATGCTTGCCGGGTATGAATTCCCACtgttaattatgtcatgcaaTTTGTTGTTTTGGAACGCTAGGGGAATCGCCAACGCGACGACCCAAAACGTCCTTAAAAGATTAATACATGCTCACTTAattcattttcttgcaataatggaaccactTACCTCACCCAACCCGGAGAGATTCTCGAAGGCCTTGGGGATGGTCTTCAAAGGTTCGAATAGTAATGGAAAGATTTGggtttttgtggaggaaggggcGGATTTTGAGATTAAGGAAGATTCGGATCAGGTCCTACATGGCTCCTTTTCGTTCCCTCGCTTGGCTCACCGCATTGCATCGACGGTCTATGCCAAATGCTCCAGGGCCGAAAGATACCCATTGTGGGAGAAAATGAAGGATATTGCTCAACTCGAGGAAGGAGCCCCTTGGCTGATTGGGGGAGACTTTAACACTATTCTGGCATCCCGAGAAAGGGTCGGTAGTAACACAAGTCGGCAGGCCGAGATGATTGACTTCGCGGATACCATCGAAGACTGTAAACTCCTGGATCCGGGCTTTGATGGAGCCGAGTTTACTTGGGCCAAGAACGGCCTATTTGAGAGACTGGATAGAGCACTGTTGAGCGAGGCATGGGCGGGAGTTTTTGAGACTACTAGGGTGACGAACTTGCCCCGAGTTGCATCGGATCATGGGCCGGTCCTCGTCAAAAGCACTCTCCCGAGCACAAACCAAGGAGGTAAAGCGTTCAGgtttcaaaatatgtggataAGGCATGAGGGATTTTTGGATGTTGTCCGGCAAGATTGGACAAGCCCAACCGAGGCCGGGGGTCTACTCAACTTACAAATCAAGATGGCTAGAGTAAAGAAAGCCCTTAAGCGGTGGAATAAAGAGGAGTTTGGGAATATCCACGCTAATATTAAACTTATGGAAGAGGACATTGCCGCGGCCCAAGAGGCGTTTGAAGAAAGGCCGTCGCCGGACAATAGGACGTTGATCAACAAACTCATTGCAAATTATATCCTCCTTCTCAAAATGGAAGAGGACTTTTGGAGGCAAAAGGCCACCCTCCGATGGCTTGCGGAGGGAGACAAAAACACAAGgttctaccaaagttgggtaaAACAGAAAAGAATCCGAATGCGGATCCATAAAGTTATTGCCCAGGGCCGAGAGCTTACTGAAGAAAATGAGATCAAGAACTCGGCGGTTGAATTTTATCGGAACCTCCTAGCGCCCGATCCAATGGAGCTAGCGGAACCCGATCTTGGGATTATCCGACCTCTCCCTCCCTCGGCATGTATGGAAGGCTTGACCACTCCACCCGACGCAGATGAGGTTAAGCTAGCCGTCTTTGATATCTCTGGAAACAGCACGCCAGGGCCCGATGGATTCACGGCGTCCTTTTACCAAGCTTGCTGGGGGTGTGTAGGGCCAGATGTGGTTGAGGCGATTAGACAATTCTTCCAGGGGGCTTTCCTCCCGAGGAGTATTACTGCCACTAGTATTGTCCTCATTCCCAAAAAGGAATTACCGGAGGCatggggagactacaggcccATTAGCCTTTGCAATGTGATTAACAAAATCATCACTAAGATCCTAATGAAGCGACTCTCTCCGCTCCTCCCGGAGGTCATCTCCCCGAACCAAAGTGGCTTTGTTAAAGGCCGGCTCTTAAATGACAATGTCCTTCTTGCACAGGAAATGTTTCATGAATTGCCACGGTGTACCCCGTCTCCCAATGTTGcgatcaagattgacatggccaaAGCATATGATCGTGTACAATGGCCTTTCCTCCTTAAGATTCTTCGATGCATGGGCTTCTCGGAAACGTGGGTCTCCTTGATTGATAGGTGCATTGGATCATGCTGGTTCTCAGTTTTAATTAATGGTGCTCCGGCGGGCTTCTTCAAGTCCACCAGGGGCCTAAGGCAGGGAGATCCCATCTCCCCGGCCCTCTTCGTTATTGCTGCGGAATACCTATCTAGGGCCCTTGACAAAGCTATCCTGGCCATAAAGACATGGTCTATAAAGCCTCCCGCCGATGCATGGAGATAAGCCACCTTGCCTATGCGGATGATATAATCATTTTCACCCAAGCAGCCGCGGGGTCCCTACGGAAACTCAGAAGTTGTCTCGACGAGTATGCGGGGGTCTCAGGGCAGATGATCAACCTCTCCAAGAGCAGCTATTACATCGCCGAGGAGCATGGACGTTGGGCGAACTTAATTCATGCAGAAGGAGGCTTCACCCGAGGTACCTTCCCCTTCCTTTACTTGGGCGTTCCAATCTATCGGGGATGCAAACGGTcggatatgttcatgttccTCCGGGAGAAAATTGCTAGAAGGATCTCGGGTTGGGCACATCGACACCTCTCCTTCGGTGGGAGGCTCACCCTTATCAAAAGCACCCTAGAGGCGGTTCCCCTTCATATCTTCCAAGCAATTGAACCTACGGGCGAGGCGCTTAAGCACTTGGACCAGCAACttgcccgattcttttgggggcgTCGAATGATAAAAGGAAGACCCATTGGATCAGCTGGGATCAGATTTGCCTCCCCTTCGCCGAAGGCGGCCTTGGCGTCCGGAAATCAAAAGAAGTGTTACGCGCGTTTAATATCAAACTATGGTGGCGATTCCGCGAGCAAAACTCTCTATGGGCCAAGTACTTGATGGCTAAGTATTGCTATAATGCTTCGCCCATTACAGCTAGACCCTCTGGGAGAAATAGTCAAATTTGGAAAAGGCTCCTAAAAGCCCGGCCCCAAGCGCAACCACATATCCGTTGGATGGTGGGGCAAGGGAAAGTGTATTTCTGGGATGATGTCTGGATCAAGGATTCCCCCCTCCGGGACCTTTGCATCGATGATAGGGGGGACTCCAAAGCACTTGTGGCAGAGTTCATTAGGGAAGGGGCTTGGGACGTTTCTAGACTGCAGTTGCTCCATGACCAAGCCGGGCTATCCCAGTATGTTATTAATCATATCCTTGCCACTCCGATCATGATGGGGTGGAAGATGTTCCGAGATGGTCTCTCTCGCGATTGGGAGACTTCTCCCTATCCACAACGTGGGAAACCATCCGGTCGCATAGACCGATCGTCCAAGGCCTTGACAATATTTGGAAGGCCGGCCTCGCTAACTCTATTG from Salvia splendens isolate huo1 unplaced genomic scaffold, SspV2 ctg966, whole genome shotgun sequence includes the following:
- the LOC121791916 gene encoding uncharacterized protein LOC121791916, whose translation is MADLLRGTPNTEGPQVFVPETIPNIGFASTSNGIPSIYFSGAEIQKLATNLGHAIVGKFSHSIPSSLQIQKALDHIKFSRGFSWKYINAKHILVQFEDMADYARLLSGPKGTPVWFIDRHPMRVFKWSPDFDAYCESPIAAIWCNLIGLPIHLFDQAALFAIGKLLGTPIQVDRATANKARLSFARLCIEIDITKPPPEEIILDICGRELVQQVKWDKIPSYCHECKHVGHTGEVCYAAGKGVRPPKRNYNVGASKQSQHGQQATKGKQGQMNHNSGNKDGNQQGDTIGDLSVVVAKPNVDSVDDHEWRGPDIMGNF